In a genomic window of Polypterus senegalus isolate Bchr_013 chromosome 13, ASM1683550v1, whole genome shotgun sequence:
- the wdr55 gene encoding WD repeat-containing protein 55 isoform X2 produces MMAAPTAEGVVTVSHAQAVDADSRDGDEHSSDEDQTEKLAEEEEEDKEEKEPKIRETPEDILFESGVNTVAFHPTREILAAGDLDGDIYVYEYSCIEGGNKELWSSGHHLKSCREVAFSHDGQKLFSISKDKSIHLMDVEQGKLVSKIAKAHSSSINSLLLIDENLFATGDDNGMLKVWDLRKGTSFMEMKQHEDYISDITIDLQKKILLTTSGDGTMGVFNIKRRRFELSSEFQNGDLTSVAIMKHGKKVACGSSEGMIYLFNWDEFGATSDRFAVRAESVDCILPITDSILCAASIDGVIRAINLFPNRVIGSIGQHVGEPIEQITKSFNGQFLASCAHDKKVKFWDISSLSDIVVKEYRNRKRKGGNLKSLSKKAVSGQDDFFSDLLEDPIGKKTPHEEKEDSEEDSDSD; encoded by the exons ATGATGGCGGCGCCTACG GCAGAAGGCGTGGTGACGGTGTCGCATGCCCAGGCAGTGGATGCTGATTCGAGAGATGGAGACGAGCACAGCTCTGACGAGGACCAAACG GAGAAGTtggcagaggaggaggaggaagataaagaagaaaaggagCCTAAAATTCGGGAGACACCTGAAGATATTCTGTTTGAGTCTGGTGTGAATACTGTAGCCTTCCACCCAACCCGAGAAATTTTAGCTGCTGGTGATCTTGATGGTGATATTTATGT ttATGAATACTCATGCATAGAAGGAGGCAACAAAGAGCTGTGGTCTTCTGGACATCACCTGAAGTCCTGCAGAGAAGTGGCTTTCTCACATGATGGCCAAA AACTCTTCAGCATTTCCAAGGATAAATCAATTCACCTTATGGATGTGGAGCAAGGAAAATTAGTTAGCAAAATTGCAAAGGCTCACAG ttCTTCTATAAATAGCCTGCTTTTGATTGATGAGAATCTGTTTGCAACTGGTGATGATAACGGGATGCTGAAGGTTTGGGACTTGAGGAAAGGAACTTCATTTATGGAAATGAAGCAGCATGAAGATTACATTAGCGACATTACTATTGACCTTCAGAAGAAAATTCTTCTAACCACTAG TGGAGATGGCACTATGGGTGTGTTTAATATTAAAAGGCGCCGCTTTGAACTCTCATCAGAGTTTCAGAATGGAGATCTAACCTCAGTGGCAATCATGAAG CATGGGAAGAAAGTTGCATGTGGTTCCAGTGAAGGAATGATTTATCTCTTTAACTGGGATGAATTTGGTGCCactagcgatcggtttgcagtgAGGGCAGAATCTGTCGACTGCATTTTACCAATCACCGACAGCATTCTTTGTGCTGCTTCAATTGATGGCGTAATCAG GGCTATCAACCTTTTTCCAAACCGAGTGATTGGCAGCATTGGACAGCATGTGGGAGAACCCATTGAACAAATAACCAAATCCTTCAATGGTCAGTTTCTTGCAAGCTGTGCCCATGACAAGAAGGTGAAGTTTTGGGACATTTCCTCTCTTAGTGACATTGTAGTTAAGGAATATCGCAATAGAAAGAGGAAAGGGGGCAACCTTAAATCATTAAGCAAGAAAGCCGTTTCAGGACAGGATGATTTTTTCTCTGACTTGCTGGAGGACCCAATTGGGAAGAAAACGCCACATGAGGAAAAAGAAGATAGTGAAGAGGACAGTGACAGTGATTAA
- the wdr55 gene encoding WD repeat-containing protein 55 isoform X1, with the protein MMCLKIFMNDEHRRGDGLAPTAHLCGRVLAEGVVTVSHAQAVDADSRDGDEHSSDEDQTEKLAEEEEEDKEEKEPKIRETPEDILFESGVNTVAFHPTREILAAGDLDGDIYVYEYSCIEGGNKELWSSGHHLKSCREVAFSHDGQKLFSISKDKSIHLMDVEQGKLVSKIAKAHSSSINSLLLIDENLFATGDDNGMLKVWDLRKGTSFMEMKQHEDYISDITIDLQKKILLTTSGDGTMGVFNIKRRRFELSSEFQNGDLTSVAIMKHGKKVACGSSEGMIYLFNWDEFGATSDRFAVRAESVDCILPITDSILCAASIDGVIRAINLFPNRVIGSIGQHVGEPIEQITKSFNGQFLASCAHDKKVKFWDISSLSDIVVKEYRNRKRKGGNLKSLSKKAVSGQDDFFSDLLEDPIGKKTPHEEKEDSEEDSDSD; encoded by the exons GCAGAAGGCGTGGTGACGGTGTCGCATGCCCAGGCAGTGGATGCTGATTCGAGAGATGGAGACGAGCACAGCTCTGACGAGGACCAAACG GAGAAGTtggcagaggaggaggaggaagataaagaagaaaaggagCCTAAAATTCGGGAGACACCTGAAGATATTCTGTTTGAGTCTGGTGTGAATACTGTAGCCTTCCACCCAACCCGAGAAATTTTAGCTGCTGGTGATCTTGATGGTGATATTTATGT ttATGAATACTCATGCATAGAAGGAGGCAACAAAGAGCTGTGGTCTTCTGGACATCACCTGAAGTCCTGCAGAGAAGTGGCTTTCTCACATGATGGCCAAA AACTCTTCAGCATTTCCAAGGATAAATCAATTCACCTTATGGATGTGGAGCAAGGAAAATTAGTTAGCAAAATTGCAAAGGCTCACAG ttCTTCTATAAATAGCCTGCTTTTGATTGATGAGAATCTGTTTGCAACTGGTGATGATAACGGGATGCTGAAGGTTTGGGACTTGAGGAAAGGAACTTCATTTATGGAAATGAAGCAGCATGAAGATTACATTAGCGACATTACTATTGACCTTCAGAAGAAAATTCTTCTAACCACTAG TGGAGATGGCACTATGGGTGTGTTTAATATTAAAAGGCGCCGCTTTGAACTCTCATCAGAGTTTCAGAATGGAGATCTAACCTCAGTGGCAATCATGAAG CATGGGAAGAAAGTTGCATGTGGTTCCAGTGAAGGAATGATTTATCTCTTTAACTGGGATGAATTTGGTGCCactagcgatcggtttgcagtgAGGGCAGAATCTGTCGACTGCATTTTACCAATCACCGACAGCATTCTTTGTGCTGCTTCAATTGATGGCGTAATCAG GGCTATCAACCTTTTTCCAAACCGAGTGATTGGCAGCATTGGACAGCATGTGGGAGAACCCATTGAACAAATAACCAAATCCTTCAATGGTCAGTTTCTTGCAAGCTGTGCCCATGACAAGAAGGTGAAGTTTTGGGACATTTCCTCTCTTAGTGACATTGTAGTTAAGGAATATCGCAATAGAAAGAGGAAAGGGGGCAACCTTAAATCATTAAGCAAGAAAGCCGTTTCAGGACAGGATGATTTTTTCTCTGACTTGCTGGAGGACCCAATTGGGAAGAAAACGCCACATGAGGAAAAAGAAGATAGTGAAGAGGACAGTGACAGTGATTAA